A single region of the Procambarus clarkii isolate CNS0578487 chromosome 59, FALCON_Pclarkii_2.0, whole genome shotgun sequence genome encodes:
- the LOC123768158 gene encoding uncharacterized protein isoform X2, producing MNGRAETRRGSLLDCSPPTDGSPLSYRCRPMNQNSPRLLPRPEDVSVIEIVEDDLGGREIVEIVEEIEPWRSPVAQLQSLGRKEETQEQSYVITVPKQNRIKKPRCQSHQVYVSEVDLCVDKAGHMHPEALVARDDDSQPKPVVPVEDTTIIVGYEKRKKCPAGQIYVPEVDMCSDINPVILPPKSFNKKKDGMRKDRREDK from the exons ATGA ATGGACGAGCTGAGACACGGAGAGGCAGTCTGCTGGACTGTTCCCCGCCCACCGACGGCTCCCCCCTCTCATACAG GTGTCGACCGATGAACCAGAACTCCCCTCGCCTCCTGCCTCGCCCCGAGGACGTCTCCGTAATTGAGATCGTCGAGGATGACCTTGGTGGCAGGGAGATAGTGGAGATCGTAGAGGAGATCGAGCCGTGGAGGTCACCCGTGGCACAGCTGCAGTCACTTGGCCGTAAGGAGGAGACGCAAGAACAGAGCTACGTTATCACTGTACCTAAACAAAACAGAATCAAGAAGCCTAGGTGCCAGTCTCACCAAGTCTATGTCTCCGAGGTGGACTT gtgtgtggacaAGGCGGGACACATGCACCCTGAGGCGCTGGTGGCAAGGGACGACGACTCACAACCCAAGCCTGTGGTGCCCGTCGaggacaccaccatcattgtgggcTACGAGAAGAGGAAGAAGTGTCCTGCAGGCCAGATCTACGTCCCTGAAGTGGACATGTGCTCGGACATCAACCCCGTCATCTTGCCCCCTAAGTCTTTCAACAAGAAGAAGGACGGTATGAGGAAGGACAGGAGGGAGGACAAATAG
- the LOC123768158 gene encoding uncharacterized protein isoform X1 codes for MRVGGVARGREPRPPHQTYISDDPGPQNSVRRRQLSTEPSRSAPRPATHVSLVIGQLLWSIMQALGAILACLAAVSVSAFPVMFLAYTDGRAETRRGSLLDCSPPTDGSPLSYRCRPMNQNSPRLLPRPEDVSVIEIVEDDLGGREIVEIVEEIEPWRSPVAQLQSLGRKEETQEQSYVITVPKQNRIKKPRCQSHQVYVSEVDLCVDKAGHMHPEALVARDDDSQPKPVVPVEDTTIIVGYEKRKKCPAGQIYVPEVDMCSDINPVILPPKSFNKKKDGMRKDRREDK; via the exons ATGCGTGTGGGGGGCGTGGCCCGGGGCCGGGAGCCACGCCCCCCTCACCAGACGTATATATCAGACGACCCGGGGCCGCAGAACTCAGTACGCCGCCGACAACTGTCCACAGAACCGTCGCGCTCTGCACCCAGACCCGCAACTCACGTGTCTCTAGTTATTGGTCAACTCTTGTGGAGCATCATGCAAGCACTTGGGGCCATCCTCGCCTGCCTCGCCGCCGTCTCCGTCAGCGCCTTCCCTGTCATGTTCCTGGCTTACACAG ATGGACGAGCTGAGACACGGAGAGGCAGTCTGCTGGACTGTTCCCCGCCCACCGACGGCTCCCCCCTCTCATACAG GTGTCGACCGATGAACCAGAACTCCCCTCGCCTCCTGCCTCGCCCCGAGGACGTCTCCGTAATTGAGATCGTCGAGGATGACCTTGGTGGCAGGGAGATAGTGGAGATCGTAGAGGAGATCGAGCCGTGGAGGTCACCCGTGGCACAGCTGCAGTCACTTGGCCGTAAGGAGGAGACGCAAGAACAGAGCTACGTTATCACTGTACCTAAACAAAACAGAATCAAGAAGCCTAGGTGCCAGTCTCACCAAGTCTATGTCTCCGAGGTGGACTT gtgtgtggacaAGGCGGGACACATGCACCCTGAGGCGCTGGTGGCAAGGGACGACGACTCACAACCCAAGCCTGTGGTGCCCGTCGaggacaccaccatcattgtgggcTACGAGAAGAGGAAGAAGTGTCCTGCAGGCCAGATCTACGTCCCTGAAGTGGACATGTGCTCGGACATCAACCCCGTCATCTTGCCCCCTAAGTCTTTCAACAAGAAGAAGGACGGTATGAGGAAGGACAGGAGGGAGGACAAATAG